The Flavobacteriales bacterium genome includes a region encoding these proteins:
- a CDS encoding universal stress protein — protein sequence MINILIPTDFSDNAKQAADFAFTFFNKNGVHFHLVHSVIQPRSSTGMMIDLNQIMLDDADKDLKEEKARLEQKFAPGHPIKTIAKLGYLKDVLKMASREYGAKLIVMGTKGENSLSDKILGSNTEQIIRKNNLPVLAVPAGFVPNKNPNVCVATNEENIPKAEELSAILDALESANHCHFSVLNVLTNGAERAAKSIKLGNMQVGVQAVHAATPEEGIQVYIENKPLDMLVVYHKHNSRFDYFFSRSTTKKLAGQVEIPLLVIPYLD from the coding sequence ATGATAAACATTTTAATACCCACCGATTTTTCTGACAATGCAAAGCAAGCAGCCGATTTTGCTTTTACTTTTTTTAACAAAAATGGAGTTCATTTTCATTTGGTTCACAGCGTTATTCAGCCGCGTTCTTCCACCGGCATGATGATAGACTTAAACCAAATAATGTTGGACGATGCCGATAAAGATTTAAAAGAAGAAAAAGCCCGATTGGAGCAAAAATTTGCTCCGGGTCATCCCATAAAGACAATTGCTAAACTGGGGTATTTAAAAGATGTTTTAAAAATGGCTTCTCGCGAGTATGGTGCCAAGCTGATAGTAATGGGTACAAAAGGCGAGAATAGCTTGTCGGACAAAATTTTGGGAAGCAATACCGAGCAAATTATTCGTAAAAACAACTTGCCTGTCTTGGCTGTTCCGGCGGGTTTTGTGCCAAACAAAAATCCAAATGTTTGTGTAGCCACCAATGAGGAAAATATTCCAAAAGCCGAGGAATTGAGTGCCATTTTAGACGCTTTAGAAAGTGCAAATCATTGTCATTTCTCGGTATTAAACGTGTTGACCAACGGTGCTGAAAGAGCAGCAAAGAGCATTAAACTTGGCAACATGCAGGTGGGCGTTCAGGCGGTTCATGCAGCTACACCCGAAGAAGGAATACAGGTTTATATTGAAAACAAACCTTTAGATATGTTGGTGGTTTACCATAAGCACAACTCGCGGTTTGACTATTTCTTTAGCAGAAGCACCACAAAGAAATTAGCCGGTCAGGTTGAAATTCCATTATTGGTAATTCCGTATTTAGATTAA